One genomic region from Drosophila busckii strain San Diego stock center, stock number 13000-0081.31 chromosome 3R, ASM1175060v1, whole genome shotgun sequence encodes:
- the LOC108601933 gene encoding mediator of RNA polymerase II transcription subunit 17: protein MSNSVNISVETTCENQIREIAYDGTELYQPPPTLSESLAKCAARIDFSKTSLEDLKKEEKSAAAAEEDAKDANIFQESLWPWDAVRNKLKDAYTEICVLSDVISIAKDKRYLVLDPLLEDSDDTKPIVQVYTRKKAISQAAQVLLSGAERLRNAHSELRNPNVKDFHIELLRLRQNWRLKKVSNGAIIGDLSYRTAGSKFGMSGTFEVAKAEDVLDEETTTSNANSSGGNTPNTQISTNNGIQPNGSSSLRVIVPAELQGVAYIKVITQKDQEDLCTAQVNLMGHGPNITAQVGVWQKTLEFAQNVLFCKELFAQLAREAIQLQAPIPHVVIGNQIRATLLPNIQLIISLCHSTSFDSNQPAPINDHDHVLEHSLHQLLREVHYKNSHHPFPHPASAPLGPSKKRMIAGPTAADRDSLLEMTKTQTILEQIIAQAQHIFMRKRTQYVLDTLARDVKDPQIVSHWNAMNSPTMSCVKINIVTHGYDAFGRTSLVIHVKERSLKCICRDGRVMRLSYEPQELRDLILCQINSHQISCLVSLARCMAWTVLSNSNHLGIGKVEPLGNASSCLLASPNSDRMIAVQIRCDPQIDVKVYIARSPRQDFFPTPLVPEKFWENLGGNFKEVRFDKIEGKSFLNKMEFLMASLTSNTA, encoded by the exons ATGTCCAACTCTGTGAATATATCCGTGGAGACAACGTGCGAAAATCAGATACGTGAGATTGCCTACGATGGCACTGAGTTGTATCAACC GCCGCCAACGCTATCTGAAAGTTTGGCCAAATGTGCAGCGCGTATAGACTTTAGCAAAACATCTTTAGAGGATTTGAAAAAAGAGGAgaaatcagctgctgctgccgaggAGGATGCCAAGgatgcaaatatatttcagGAAAGTCTCTGGCCCTGGGACGCCGTGCGCAATAAGCTGAAGGATGCCTATACTGAAATATGTGTGTTATCTGATGTCATATCTATAGCCAAGGACAAACGATATTTGGTCTTGGACCCACTGCTGGAGGATAGCGACGACACCAAGCCCATTGTGCAGGTGTATACTCGCAAAAAGGCGATCTCGCAAGCGGCTCAAGTCCTCTTGAGTGGTGCAGAGCGACTACGCAATGCGCACAGCGAGCTACGCAATCCAAATGTAAAAGATTTTCACATTGAACTGCTGCGTCTGCGTCAAAACTGGCGATTAAAGAAGGTATCTAACGGCGCTATTATAGGCGATCTGAGCTATCGCACTGCTGGCTCTAAATTTGGTATGAGCGGCACTTTCGAGGTGGCCAAGGCGGAAGATGTGCTAGACGAAGAAACTACGACAAGCAATGCTAACTCCTCAGGTGGAAACACACCCAACACGCAAATAAGCACCAATAATGGCATACAACCCAATGGCAGCTCCTCACTACGCGTTATAGTGCCTGCTGAGCTGCAAGGCGTAGCCTACATTAAGGTTATAACACAAAAGGATCAGGAGGATTTGTGCACAGCTCAG GTCAATTTAATGGGACATGGTCCCAATATAACAGCACAGGTGGGCGTTTGGCAAAAGACATTGGAGTTCGCACAAAATGTGCTCTTCTGCAAGGAGCTATTTGCTCAGTTGGCACGCGAAGCGATACAGCTACAAGCACCAATTCCACATGTGGTCATAGGCAATCAAATACGCGCCACATTGCTGCCCAACATACAGTTGATTATATCGCTTTGTCACTCGACTAGCTTTGACTCGAATCAGCCCGCGCCTATTAATGATCATGATCACGTGCTGGAGCACTCACTgcatcagctgctgcgcgAGGTGCACTATAAGAACTCACATCATCCCTTTCCGCATCCAGCCAGTGCGCCATTGGGTCCCAGCAAGAAGCGCATGATAGCTggtccaacagcagcagatcgTGACTCGCTGCTGGAGATGACCAAAACTCAAACCATACTCGAGCAGATTATAGCACAGGCACAACATATCTTTATGCGTAAGCGAACACAATATGTGCTCGATACGCTGGCACGCGATGTCAAGGATCCACAAATAGTGTCGCATTGGAATGCCATGAATAGTCCTACCATGTCCTGTGTAAAGATTAACATTGTAACGCATGGCTATGATGCATTTGGACGCACTTCGCTGGTTATACATGTCAAGGAACGCTCGCTCAAGTGCATTTGTCGCGATGGACGCGTCATGCGTTTGTCCTACGAGCCGCAGGAGCTGCGCGATTTAATACTCTGCCAAATAAATTCGCATCAGATTAGTTGTCTGGTGAGCTTGGCGCGCTGCATGGCCTGGACTGTGCTTTCAAACAGCAATCATTTGGGCATTGGCAAGGTAGAGCCGCTAGGCAATGCCAGCTCTTGTTTGTTGGCCTCACCCAACAGTGATCGCATGATTGCGGTGCAAATACGCTGTGATCCACAAATTGATGTCAAGGTCTATATAGCGCGCAGTCCGCGGCAGGATTTCTTCCCCACGCCCTTGGTGCCGGAGAAATTCTGGGAAAATCTAGGCGGCAATTTCAAAGAG GTGCGCTTTGATAAAATTgaaggcaaaagttttcttaACAAAATGGAATTTCTTATGGCTTCACTTACCAGCAATACAGCCTAG
- the LOC108604779 gene encoding proteasome assembly chaperone 2 — protein MLFLKNKAKTLDIADYTVILPSICVGNAAQLACDLLIASKKLQRIGSLFHPCLIPVYGPSAYQHEPEERVASCELYTSVEDKLLVIQFRAPLIARHTNDFQKQLVELLQPARRVIILSGSFGFERRIMEDSPWAYRASDNFKEAHAAQLGNASLVKWKEHTGEHIFGGGNALQLFKAFDQLKVPVMLLFRYLLEGDNSTDASLIVRELNELCEDFLQLRNGGDGKFKLTVPKSWNLLFGNEVTELLF, from the exons ATGTTGTTTctcaaaaataaagctaaaactCTTGATATAGCTGATTATACGGTTATACTGCCGAGTATATGCGTGGGCAATGCAGCGCAGCTAGCCTGCGACCTGTTGATAGCTTCCAAGAAGCTGCAACGCATTGGAAGTCTGTTTCATCCCTGCTTAATACCGGTCTATGGTCCATCAGCGTATCAA CATGAACCAGAGGAGCGCGTGGCATCCTGTGAGCTATACACCAGTGTTGAAGATAAATTGCTAGTCATACAATTCCGTGCGCCGTTGATAGCGCGTCATACAAACGATTTCCAGAAACAACTGGTAGAGCTATTGCAGCCTGCACGTCGTGTCATTATACTCAGtggcagctttggctttgagcGTCGCATTATGGAGGATTCACCATGGGCTTATCGCGCAAGCGATAATTTCAAAGAAGCACACGCAGCTCAACTGGGCAACGCATCCTTGGTCAAATGGAAGGAGCACACAGGAGAACATATCTTTGGCGGTGGCAATGCGTTGCAGCTCTTCAAAGCCTTTGATCAGCTCAAAGTTCCAGTCATGCTGCTCTTCCGTTATCTGCTGGAGGGCGATAATTCTACAGATGCTTCGCTCATTGTGCGCGAGTTGAATGAACTGTGCGAGGACTTTTTGCAACTGCGCAATGGCGGCGATGGCAAATTTAAGCTTACGGTGCCCAAGTCGTGGAATTTGCTATTTGGCAATGAGGTTACAGAGTtacttttttag
- the LOC108604777 gene encoding actin-related protein 5, with amino-acid sequence MPAPKRVLVIDNGSYECRVGWHDSKKPELRFRNVLTKPRKDRKKDNNQQPEATGIVEEYKGSAEIQVGNDIVNIEAVRAHLKSPFERNVITNWNHQEQIFDYIFTKMQFEGETSINHPILLTEALANPNMCRRQMSELLFECYGVPSVCYGIDALYSWQHHRKQHKPMPQDALIISFGYSTTHVIPVLNGCMQLEHVRRLNLGGFHIVNYLFRLMHLKYPVHLAAISSRMEKLVHEHCHIALDYREELLKWANLDYYEEQIMKIQLPYNAVTATNALLTAEQKLEKRRELAMRLLEIKNRREREKLEEDEQHLELLQSVRQLYENQKTQKFERALQQHQIANLEELDKLASTVGARIKRVKERATGKPRPSKQQIKLDKMPKPPEGMPQAQWLAELRDKRAELLRRKQERHQQRQEQGKRHTHAAQERMRIISTLARSEKRRKANNGEEEDDGFGMNDKDWDVYKRINRYNDDSDSDAENEQLLEYEKILNHYDAGNEDNNAQTAQTAAENYQLHFGVEAIRVPEILFQPSMVGCSEAGLAELIAFVLKLFNGDEQQRMADHVYLTGSVATFPGLKARLNKEMLALRPFQSTFEIHESTEPSLSAWLGACLQAREPNFATKLTTRKQYEEQGAEYFTEHSASNLYFPTPKD; translated from the coding sequence aTGCCTGCGCCAAAGCGCGTTTTGGTAATTGACAATGGATCCTATGAATGCCGCGTGGGATGGCACGACAGCAAAAAGCCGGAGCTCCGGTTTCGCAATGTGCTGACAAAGCCGCGCAAGGATCGCAAGAAagacaacaatcaacaacCGGAGGCTACTGGCATCGTGGAGGAGTACAAGGGCAGCGCTGAAATTCAAGTGGGAAACGATATAGTCAACATTGAAGCAGTGCGCGCACATCTAAAATCACCTTTTGAGCGCAATGTCATAACAAATTGGAATCATCAAGAGCAAATTTTTGACTACATCTTTACCAAGATGCAATTTGAGGGCGAAACAAGCATTAATCATCCCATTCTGCTCACAGAGGCGCTGGCCAACCCCAACATGTGTCGCCGTCAGATGAGTGAGTTGCTCTTCGAATGCTACGGCGTACCGTCCGTTTGCTATGGCATCGATGCACTCTACAGCTGGCAACATCATCGAAAGCAGCACAAGCCGATGCCGCAGGATGCGCTTATCATATCCTTTGGCTATAGCACTACGCATGTGATTCCAGTGCTGAATGGCTGCATGCAGCTGGAACATGTTCGCCGTCTCAACCTTGGCGGGTTTCATATAGTCAACTATTTGTTCCGGCTCATGCACCTAAAGTATCCAGTGCATCTGGCAGCCATATCCAGCCGCATGGAGAAGCTAGTGCACGAACACTGCCATATAGCACTGGACTATCGCGAGGAGTTGCTAAAATGGGCAAATTTGGACTACTATGAGGAGCAGATTATGAAGATACAACTGCCGTATAATGCTGTGACCGCCACCAATGCTTTGTTAACTGCGGAGCAGAAGCTTGAAAAGCGACGTGAGCTGGCAATGCGTTTGCTGGAGATAAAGAATCGTCGCGAGCGCGAAAAGCTGGAGGAGGATGAGCAGCACTTGGAATTATTGCAAAGTGTGCGACAGCTTTATGAGAACCAGAAGACTCAAAAATTTGAACGCGCACTTCAGCAACATCAGATAGCTAATTTAGAGGAACTGGATAAACTAGCCAGCACAGTGGGAGCACGCATCAAGCGAGTCAAGGAGCGCGCCACGGGCAAACCGCGTCCCAGCAAGCAGCAGATTAAACTAGACAAAATGCCCAAGCCACCAGAGGGCATGCCACAGGCTCAGTGGCTAGCAGAGTTGCGTGACAAACGTGCGGAGCTGCTGCGACGCAAACAGGAACGCCATCAGCAGCGTCAGGAACAAGGCAAGCGTCATACCCATGCGGCACAAGAACGCATGCGGATAATCTCTACGCTGGCGCGCAGCGAGAAACGACGCAAGGCCAACAACGGAGAGGAGGAAGACGATGGCTTTGGCATGAACGACAAGGATTGGGATGTGTATAAGCGCATTAATCGCTATAACGATGACAGCGATTCGGACGCAGAAAATGAGCAGCTGCTAGAGTATGAGAAAATATTGAATCATTACGATGCCGGAAATGAGGATAACAATGCACAAACGGCGCAAACTGCAGCGGAAAACTATCAGCTGCATTTTGGCGTGGAGGCTATACGTGTACCCGAAATACTTTTTCAACCCAGCATGGTGGGCTGCTCTGAGGCGGGTCTGGCGGAGCTCATAGCCTTCGTACTGAAGCTATTTAATGGCGATGAGCAACAGCGTATGGCTGATCATGTTTATCTCACAGGCAGCGTGGCCACATTTCCTGGCTTGAAGGCGAGATTAAACAAAGAAATGTTGGCGCTGCGTCCATTTCAATCAACCTTTGAGATTCACGAGTCCACGGAGCCCAGCTTGAGCGCCTGGTTGGGTGCCTGCCTACAGGCACGTGAGCCTAACTTTGCTACCAAGCTCACTACACGCAAACAGTACGAGGAGCAAGGCGCGGAATATTTTACAGAACACTCTGCAAGCAATCTTTATTTTCCAACACCTAAAGACTAA